From the genome of Flavobacterium ovatum, one region includes:
- a CDS encoding SAM-dependent chlorinase/fluorinase, translating into MSIITLTTDYGLKDHFVGALKGKLLSEFPEVTIIDLSHDIDPFNTFEASYVIGAAYSSFPKGTVHIIGVDLELNKENQHIAMQWNDSYFIAADNGILSLLSQKIVPQKIVAINIHDRLPNDATDMDVFVKVACHIARGGSLSVVGKEITAIKEVTDLQATISADNNLLRGHVIYIDHFGNVVTNISKKQFIEVAKGRPYEIVMKTKNIKTILPRFSDIANSEKYSIKNYEGEKLAIFNEAGYLEIAIFRGNPYSVGSAKSLLGLNYRDVITIEFK; encoded by the coding sequence ATGTCAATAATTACCCTTACTACCGATTATGGCTTGAAAGATCACTTTGTCGGTGCGTTGAAAGGGAAACTATTATCTGAATTTCCAGAAGTCACTATTATTGACCTTTCGCACGACATTGACCCATTCAACACATTTGAAGCAAGTTACGTTATAGGCGCAGCTTATTCGAGCTTTCCAAAAGGGACAGTGCACATCATCGGAGTCGATTTGGAACTAAATAAAGAGAACCAACATATAGCGATGCAATGGAACGATTCTTATTTTATTGCTGCCGACAACGGAATTTTAAGTTTGCTTTCGCAAAAAATTGTTCCGCAAAAAATTGTAGCAATCAATATCCACGACCGTTTGCCAAATGACGCCACCGATATGGATGTTTTTGTAAAAGTCGCTTGTCATATTGCTCGTGGTGGATCACTGAGTGTGGTTGGAAAAGAGATAACAGCTATCAAAGAAGTTACAGATTTGCAAGCAACTATATCTGCAGACAATAATTTACTACGAGGTCATGTTATCTATATTGATCACTTTGGCAATGTGGTTACAAATATTAGCAAAAAGCAATTTATCGAAGTTGCTAAAGGACGTCCGTATGAAATTGTGATGAAAACAAAAAACATCAAAACCATCTTACCTCGTTTCTCTGATATTGCTAATTCTGAGAAATATTCGATAAAAAACTATGAAGGAGAAAAATTAGCGATTTTCAACGAAGCTGGTTATCTCGAAATAGCGATTTTTCGAGGAAACCCCTACTCTGTTGGTTCTGCCAAGAGTTTATTGGGACTCAATTACAGAGATGTTATCACCATTGAATTTAAATAA
- a CDS encoding GDSL-type esterase/lipase family protein, producing the protein MTILNNYNNKMIRLTALLLLSSTFSTFAQENTKVDNDKKYIAFLTNSIENTIVNKESRAIFVKESRTYWHNQKLDYNLHPENYAKAISLYHQNQLKFKQNKEQIDTIRKIRINKAVESFQNFDDRNSFPEKSVLFIGSSSIAGWKTSLSFPEFPIINRGIGGMNMLEIIENYDLLVKKYAPSIIAIYCDIDIENGKSPKESVDVFIALVHKIKNDFPKTTVLLLSMKPVMIDDFIGKDIRKNKMAANKQLLKFSINEKNVDFIDLASPMLNQDDKLKTDIFIEDGMHLNALGYTIWDPIIRKKIVELTR; encoded by the coding sequence ATGACAATACTGAATAATTACAACAACAAAATGATTAGACTAACCGCACTACTGTTATTATCTTCAACCTTTTCGACCTTCGCGCAAGAAAACACTAAAGTTGACAACGACAAAAAATACATTGCTTTCCTAACGAATTCTATTGAAAACACCATCGTTAATAAAGAATCCCGAGCCATTTTTGTAAAGGAATCAAGAACTTATTGGCACAATCAAAAACTTGACTACAATTTGCATCCTGAGAATTACGCTAAAGCAATCTCTTTATACCATCAAAACCAACTGAAATTTAAACAGAACAAGGAACAAATAGACACTATCCGAAAGATTAGAATAAATAAAGCAGTTGAAAGTTTTCAGAACTTTGATGATAGAAATTCATTTCCCGAAAAATCAGTTTTATTTATAGGTAGCTCCAGTATTGCAGGCTGGAAAACGTCCCTTTCATTTCCTGAATTCCCCATCATAAACCGAGGAATTGGAGGCATGAATATGCTAGAAATAATTGAAAACTATGACCTACTTGTTAAAAAATATGCTCCATCAATTATCGCTATTTATTGTGACATTGATATTGAAAACGGTAAATCACCAAAAGAGTCGGTAGACGTTTTTATAGCATTAGTTCATAAAATTAAAAATGATTTCCCGAAAACAACTGTACTCCTACTTTCAATGAAACCAGTAATGATTGATGATTTTATAGGAAAAGATATTCGCAAGAATAAAATGGCTGCCAATAAACAACTTTTAAAATTTAGTATAAATGAAAAAAATGTAGATTTCATTGACCTTGCCTCACCCATGTTAAATCAAGATGATAAGTTAAAAACAGACATTTTCATTGAAGACGGCATGCACCTGAACGCATTAGGCTACACCATTTGGGACCCAATAATTAGAAAAAAAATAGTAGAACTTACTCGATAG
- the gldG gene encoding gliding motility-associated ABC transporter substrate-binding protein GldG, translating to MGNSLNKNSKSVLITIALLLVLNAVGSFFFHRFDLTKDSRYTLSETSLKIVNQVNEPLYIKVYMQGDLPAEFKRLQQETKQLLEEFQAYNKNISFDFINPLENEDSSMDNIKALYTKGLTPVNITVDDKGKQSQAMVFPWAIAYYKNKEVNIPLLKNIMGASTTEKVIGSVQHLEYSIADALNKVTVDKQKKIAVIKGNGELKDIMMAKFLLQIRESYHIGPFTLDSVSQNPTNTLEALKKYDLAIIAKPTETFSDAEKQVLDQFIINGGKSLWLIDQVTAEMDSLYNPAGATLAYPKDLGLNDMFFKYGFRINPDIVKDEQGSPIKLATGEQGSATQYQDFNWKFAPLVYPESHHPIVKNLGGIKFDFANPIDTLKNGIKKTVLLESSKYSKKIGTPVEVNLNMVSEETSPNHYVNSGNIPLGVLLEGDFKSVFQNRVLPFEQKDFNAIGKPNKMIVISDGDLIKNQLDKNGSPVELGFDQRSGNLYDNKDFMLNCVNYLLDDTGLINIRSKDLDLPLLDKNKVFENYTQTQLLTIGLPLVILAIFGFLFTYIRKKKYSK from the coding sequence ATGGGGAATTCTCTAAATAAAAATAGCAAATCAGTATTGATTACCATCGCATTATTGTTGGTTTTGAATGCCGTGGGGAGTTTCTTTTTCCACCGATTTGATTTAACCAAGGACAGTCGCTACACACTTTCTGAAACTTCGCTTAAAATTGTTAACCAAGTCAACGAGCCTTTATATATCAAAGTATATATGCAAGGAGATCTGCCAGCAGAATTCAAGCGTTTACAGCAAGAAACCAAACAATTACTGGAAGAATTCCAAGCATACAACAAAAACATCAGCTTTGATTTTATCAATCCGTTGGAGAATGAAGATTCGAGCATGGACAACATCAAAGCGCTTTACACCAAAGGACTCACACCTGTAAACATAACGGTTGACGACAAAGGAAAACAATCCCAAGCCATGGTTTTTCCTTGGGCAATTGCTTATTACAAAAACAAAGAAGTCAACATACCGTTGCTAAAAAACATCATGGGAGCCTCTACCACTGAAAAAGTGATTGGTTCTGTGCAACATTTAGAATATTCGATTGCAGATGCATTGAATAAAGTTACGGTCGATAAACAAAAGAAAATTGCTGTAATCAAAGGAAACGGTGAATTGAAAGATATTATGATGGCTAAATTTCTTTTGCAAATAAGAGAAAGCTACCACATAGGCCCGTTTACCTTGGATTCGGTTTCCCAAAACCCTACCAATACTTTAGAAGCACTCAAAAAATACGATTTGGCAATCATTGCCAAACCTACCGAAACTTTTTCTGATGCTGAAAAACAGGTTCTAGACCAATTCATCATCAACGGCGGAAAAAGTCTGTGGTTAATAGACCAAGTAACTGCCGAAATGGACAGTTTGTACAATCCTGCTGGCGCTACGCTGGCCTATCCAAAAGATTTGGGATTGAATGATATGTTCTTTAAATATGGCTTCCGCATTAATCCCGATATTGTAAAAGACGAGCAAGGAAGCCCAATAAAACTAGCAACTGGCGAGCAAGGAAGCGCAACCCAATACCAAGATTTCAATTGGAAATTTGCTCCTTTGGTGTATCCAGAAAGTCATCATCCGATTGTAAAAAACTTGGGGGGAATCAAATTTGATTTTGCCAATCCAATCGATACTTTGAAAAACGGAATCAAGAAAACGGTTTTACTAGAATCGTCTAAATATTCGAAAAAAATCGGAACTCCTGTCGAAGTCAACCTCAATATGGTCAGCGAAGAAACGAGTCCAAATCACTACGTTAATTCGGGTAATATACCGCTTGGCGTTTTACTAGAAGGCGATTTCAAATCTGTTTTCCAAAACCGTGTCTTGCCTTTCGAGCAAAAAGATTTTAATGCAATCGGAAAACCCAACAAAATGATCGTTATTTCAGATGGCGATTTAATCAAAAACCAATTGGACAAAAACGGTTCTCCAGTCGAATTGGGCTTTGACCAACGTTCCGGAAATCTATACGACAACAAGGATTTTATGCTCAATTGTGTCAATTATTTATTGGATGACACAGGACTTATTAACATTCGGTCAAAAGATTTGGATTTGCCTTTATTGGACAAAAACAAAGTATTTGAGAATTACACACAAACACAACTCCTAACCATAGGACTTCCCCTTGTTATACTAGCTATTTTTGGTTTTCTGTTTACCTACATTCGAAAAAAGAAATACAGTAAATAG
- a CDS encoding sulfatase-like hydrolase/transferase yields MKIKFALGGLIVLLATGCGAQVKPTSKPNILVILCDDLGYADVGFNGSPDIITPELDKLAKEGTIMTSAYVAHTFCGPSRAALLTGRYPSEIGAPYNLRDDGRATTSGVPVEETYMSNMMHDAGYYTSCIGKWHLGDNTEFQPNNRGFDDFYGFLGGGHKYFPNLFQPYYEKQKKAGAYPINVYFTPLLHNTKEVVETEYITDAFSREAIRVIKESNKKKKPFFMYLAYNAPHVPLEAKAEDMKVFANIKDKDRQTYAAMVYAVDRGVGEIVKSLKETNQYENTLIVFLSDNGGNFDHGANNYPLKGTKGDTFEGGFRVPMFWHWPNKVAAGVRFDHPVSALDLYPTFAHLANTNLPKGKKVSGKNIWADLAANTSPHKDEMIFAYRYREGYTDVAARKEDWKLVRMANEPWQLFNITKDIGEKHDMAGQFPGRVQEMITETQKWTKTHIRPLWFYSQKDAEYWKSGQLPNFDDTFEVEKLRMSPIEWEEQKAK; encoded by the coding sequence ATGAAAATTAAATTTGCTTTAGGGGGATTAATAGTCTTGCTCGCTACGGGATGTGGTGCGCAGGTAAAACCAACTTCAAAACCCAATATTTTGGTCATCTTATGTGACGATTTAGGTTATGCTGACGTTGGTTTTAATGGTTCTCCAGATATCATTACGCCCGAGTTGGATAAATTGGCCAAGGAAGGAACTATTATGACATCGGCTTATGTAGCGCACACTTTTTGTGGGCCAAGTAGAGCGGCTTTGCTTACTGGACGTTATCCATCGGAAATTGGTGCACCCTACAACTTGCGTGACGATGGTAGAGCAACTACAAGCGGAGTGCCTGTAGAGGAAACATACATGAGTAATATGATGCACGATGCAGGTTATTATACCTCATGCATCGGGAAATGGCATCTTGGCGACAATACTGAATTTCAACCGAACAACCGTGGATTTGACGATTTTTATGGTTTCTTGGGAGGTGGACATAAATATTTTCCGAACCTTTTTCAACCCTATTACGAAAAACAAAAGAAAGCGGGAGCATATCCTATCAATGTATACTTCACGCCTTTATTGCATAACACAAAAGAAGTCGTTGAAACAGAATACATCACAGATGCTTTTTCTAGAGAAGCAATTCGTGTGATTAAGGAGTCGAATAAGAAGAAAAAACCGTTTTTCATGTACCTAGCCTACAATGCGCCTCACGTGCCTTTGGAAGCGAAAGCTGAAGACATGAAGGTTTTTGCAAATATCAAAGATAAAGACCGTCAAACTTACGCGGCTATGGTGTATGCTGTAGATAGAGGAGTGGGTGAGATTGTAAAAAGCTTGAAAGAAACCAACCAATACGAAAATACATTAATCGTATTTTTGAGTGATAATGGTGGTAATTTTGACCACGGTGCCAACAATTACCCATTAAAAGGAACCAAAGGAGATACTTTTGAAGGTGGTTTCCGTGTACCAATGTTCTGGCATTGGCCAAACAAAGTCGCTGCTGGTGTTCGTTTTGATCACCCCGTTTCGGCTTTGGATTTATACCCAACTTTTGCGCATCTTGCCAATACCAATTTGCCTAAAGGGAAGAAAGTAAGCGGAAAAAATATTTGGGCAGATTTGGCCGCCAATACAAGTCCGCACAAAGACGAAATGATTTTTGCATATCGTTACCGTGAAGGATATACTGATGTGGCGGCTAGAAAAGAAGATTGGAAATTGGTACGAATGGCCAACGAGCCTTGGCAGTTGTTTAATATCACTAAAGATATAGGCGAAAAGCATGATATGGCAGGTCAGTTTCCAGGCCGTGTACAAGAGATGATTACCGAGACTCAAAAATGGACAAAAACTCATATCAGACCTTTATGGTTCTATTCTCAAAAGGATGCGGAGTACTGGAAATCGGGTCAGTTACCCAATTTTGACGACACATTTGAAGTTGAAAAACTAAGAATGTCTCCTATAGAGTGGGAAGAGCAAAAAGCAAAATAA
- the dnaN gene encoding DNA polymerase III subunit beta, which translates to MKFIVSSSYLLKQLQVLGSVINSSNTLPILDNFLFELDNNELNVSASDLETTMSATLAIDSTSKGSVAVPAKLLLEILKTFPEQPLTFTVEENSTIEISSNSGKYALAYAPGEEFPKSVNLDEPSVTLVPADVLATAISKTIFAAGNDDLRPVMSGVFFQFSPEGLIFVATDAHKLVKYARTDVKASEVADFIMPKKPLTILKNILSASDAEVKIEYNDSNATFSFDNYILMCRLIDGKYPNYEAVIPKENPNKLMIDRSQFLSSVRRVAIFSNKTTHQIRLKIAGAELNVSAEDIDYSNKAEERLTCDYQGDDMQIGYNSRFLTEMLTNLQSDMIMLEMSLPNRAGILTPVDGLEEGETVTMLVMPVMLNS; encoded by the coding sequence ATGAAATTTATAGTATCGAGTTCGTACTTATTAAAACAATTACAAGTTTTAGGAAGTGTTATCAACAGCAGTAATACCTTGCCAATTTTAGATAACTTCCTTTTTGAATTAGACAACAATGAATTAAACGTTTCTGCTTCGGATTTAGAAACAACCATGTCCGCTACTTTAGCTATTGATTCTACCAGTAAAGGAAGTGTTGCTGTACCAGCAAAATTACTTTTGGAAATCCTTAAAACTTTCCCTGAGCAACCGTTGACATTTACAGTTGAAGAAAACAGTACGATCGAAATTAGTTCTAACTCTGGGAAATACGCTTTAGCTTATGCACCAGGTGAAGAGTTCCCTAAATCAGTCAACCTAGACGAACCTTCAGTGACTCTAGTGCCAGCAGATGTTTTGGCGACTGCCATAAGCAAAACTATTTTTGCTGCTGGAAATGATGATTTACGTCCAGTAATGTCTGGTGTGTTTTTCCAATTTTCTCCAGAAGGATTGATATTTGTTGCAACAGACGCTCATAAATTAGTAAAATATGCTCGTACAGATGTAAAAGCATCTGAAGTAGCCGATTTTATTATGCCAAAGAAACCTTTGACAATCTTAAAAAATATCCTTTCGGCATCTGACGCAGAGGTAAAAATAGAATACAACGATTCAAATGCTACTTTCTCTTTTGACAACTACATCTTAATGTGTCGTTTGATTGACGGAAAATATCCAAACTACGAAGCGGTTATTCCAAAAGAAAATCCAAACAAATTGATGATTGACCGTTCTCAATTTTTGAGTTCTGTACGTCGTGTTGCGATTTTCTCAAACAAGACTACGCACCAAATTCGTTTGAAAATCGCTGGAGCAGAGTTGAACGTATCTGCAGAGGATATTGATTACTCTAACAAAGCCGAAGAAAGATTGACTTGTGACTATCAAGGTGACGATATGCAAATAGGATACAACTCTCGTTTCTTGACAGAGATGTTGACCAACCTACAATCAGACATGATTATGCTTGAAATGTCTTTGCCTAACAGAGCAGGAATTTTAACGCCGGTTGATGGTCTTGAAGAAGGTGAAACGGTTACTATGCTAGTAATGCCAGTAATGCTGAATAGTTAA
- the gldF gene encoding gliding motility-associated ABC transporter permease subunit GldF: MKSIALRELKSFFGSPIGYLVIALFLILNGLFLWVFEGDYNILSSGFADMSPFFTLSPWILLFLIPAVTMRSFSDEKKQGTLELLLTKPLSIWEIVNGKFLGAFLLILIAIIPTFIYVFAISNLGAPEGNIDMGSTLGSYFGLLFLIASYSAIGIFTSSLSDNQIVAFLIAVFVSFFFYFGFDGIASLIPSFSNFISAIGMQEHFKSMSRGVLDTRDIIYFASITTAFLSFTVYKLKSVQL; encoded by the coding sequence ATGAAATCAATTGCATTACGAGAACTAAAATCCTTTTTTGGTTCGCCAATAGGATATTTGGTCATTGCACTTTTTCTTATTCTCAACGGATTGTTCCTTTGGGTTTTCGAAGGTGATTATAACATTCTCAGTTCAGGATTCGCAGATATGAGTCCGTTTTTTACTTTATCACCTTGGATATTACTTTTTCTAATCCCTGCAGTAACCATGAGAAGTTTCTCTGACGAAAAAAAACAAGGAACATTAGAATTATTATTGACCAAACCCTTATCAATTTGGGAAATCGTGAATGGAAAATTCTTAGGGGCTTTTCTTTTAATTCTAATTGCTATTATTCCCACTTTTATTTATGTGTTTGCTATTTCGAATTTGGGAGCACCTGAAGGAAACATCGACATGGGCAGCACGCTAGGTTCTTACTTTGGACTACTGTTTCTTATTGCCAGTTATTCAGCAATCGGAATCTTTACTTCTTCCTTGTCCGATAATCAAATTGTGGCATTTTTGATTGCTGTATTTGTATCCTTCTTTTTCTATTTTGGTTTTGATGGTATTGCAAGTCTAATTCCGTCTTTCTCGAACTTTATTAGCGCTATCGGAATGCAAGAACATTTTAAAAGCATGAGTCGAGGAGTTCTAGATACGCGAGATATTATTTATTTTGCTAGTATCACCACTGCCTTTTTATCATTTACCGTTTATAAACTTAAATCCGTTCAATTGTAA